A DNA window from Marinitoga sp. 38H-ov contains the following coding sequences:
- a CDS encoding radical SAM protein: MKPSKYNFIFEDNGEILAYNALSGGFAIIEPEVKDALMSENNLKQFKNKKENKKIYEELKKGKFIVDFDELKYIEFIYNSLKFEKKGLGLTIAPTMSCNFACEYCYESRNKVFMDKEVKKSIVNFVKQYIDEIKYLSVSWYGGEPLLDLKTIKELSKEFINLCENNDIKYNASIVTNGYLLNAKIAKVLKKLRIKTVQITIDGPKDIHDRRRPLINGKGSFDTIINNIKEVKDYFEHISIRINIDKTNEDKITELLKYLKSEGLTEKNCRPYLAFVDVSTEVCKDIEINCIDIKNRSKYMVEKAKEAYEEGINIIKYPTPMYSQCGAVKPNSFVIDPEGYMYKCWHEVGIKALAIGNIKGNEKNKNFDRYLKWNTFNPLNYKECKNCKFLPLCMGGCPDKTLFKYGGINEESCTMYKYNLEEMLKMHLKAKLKNGFLPIPIMDS, from the coding sequence ATGAAACCATCAAAATATAATTTTATTTTTGAAGATAATGGAGAAATATTAGCATATAATGCCTTAAGTGGTGGATTTGCAATAATTGAACCTGAAGTAAAAGATGCATTAATGTCAGAAAATAACTTAAAACAATTTAAAAACAAAAAAGAAAATAAGAAAATATATGAAGAATTAAAAAAAGGAAAGTTTATTGTTGATTTTGATGAATTAAAATATATAGAATTCATATATAATTCATTAAAGTTTGAAAAAAAAGGATTGGGTTTAACCATCGCACCTACAATGAGTTGTAATTTTGCATGCGAGTACTGTTATGAATCAAGAAATAAAGTATTTATGGATAAAGAAGTAAAAAAGTCTATTGTGAATTTTGTAAAACAATATATAGATGAAATAAAATATTTATCGGTATCGTGGTATGGTGGAGAACCGCTATTAGATTTAAAAACAATAAAAGAATTATCGAAGGAGTTTATAAACCTTTGTGAAAATAATGATATAAAATATAATGCATCAATTGTCACAAATGGATATTTGTTAAATGCAAAAATAGCCAAGGTATTAAAAAAGCTAAGGATAAAAACAGTTCAAATTACAATAGATGGGCCTAAAGACATTCATGATAGAAGGAGACCTTTGATCAATGGAAAAGGTAGTTTTGATACAATAATAAATAATATAAAAGAAGTAAAAGATTATTTTGAACATATAAGTATAAGAATAAATATAGATAAAACAAATGAAGATAAAATAACTGAATTATTAAAATATCTAAAAAGCGAAGGATTAACAGAAAAGAATTGTAGGCCATATCTTGCTTTTGTAGATGTATCAACAGAAGTATGTAAAGATATAGAAATAAACTGTATTGATATAAAAAATCGTTCAAAATATATGGTTGAAAAGGCAAAAGAAGCATATGAAGAAGGGATAAATATTATAAAGTATCCAACTCCAATGTATTCACAATGTGGAGCAGTAAAACCAAATAGTTTTGTAATAGATCCAGAAGGATATATGTATAAATGTTGGCATGAAGTTGGAATAAAAGCATTAGCAATAGGAAATATAAAAGGAAACGAAAAAAACAAAAATTTTGATAGATATTTAAAATGGAATACATTTAATCCTTTAAATTATAAGGAATGTAAAAATTGTAAGTTTTTACCATTATGTATGGGTGGTTGTCCTGATAAAACATTGTTTAAGTATGGTGGAATAAATGAAGAAAGTTGTACAATGTATAAATACAATCTTGAGGAAATGTTAAAAATGCATTTAAAGGCAAAATTGAAAAATGGTTTTTTACCTATACCAATAATGGACTCTTAA